From the bacterium genome, the window GGCTTTCGAATAGTCCGTCTCATGGATGGGCTTGACAAATATATTTACCATCCCGTATAGTAATTCCCCGCATAGCCAGTGTATCATCACATCGGCGGGGAGGCAAGCGTCGACCCAGCCCCAAAAGGAGCACAACGATGAAAATCATTGCATACGATCGCACGAAGCCCGGCGTCACCTACGACCAGCTCGAACCGTACCTGCCCAAAGAAGTAGCCAACGTGTGGCGGTTGTGGAAAGCCGGGATCGTGCGCGAGAACTACGCGCGCGCAGACGAGCTCGGGGTGGTGATCGTGTTCGAGGTGGACAGCGTCGAGGCCGCAAAGCGATACACCGACGACTTCCCGCTCACGAAGGCAGGGCTCATCGAATGGCTCTTCATCCCGGTCCAAGTGCCGTTTCCGATCGAGGTGTTGTTCGACGCCAAGGTCGATGCCAATGAGCCCTATGACCGCACCATGTCCGCGGGGGTCGCGCGCTAAGATGGACCGCGCCTTCAGCCTTGATATCCCCGCGACACTCGACGAGGTGTGCCATCCGAGTCGGACGGCCTTGATCGTATACGACATGCAGGTCGGGATCGTTTCGCAACTTGCAACGGGCCGCGCCGTCGTCGAGCGAGTCCGGCAGGTATTGCAGGCGGCGCGAACCGGCGGGTTCCGCGTCTTCTTCACCCGCCACATGTCCCTGCCGAACGAAGTCGCCGGAGTGAGCCAGCTGCGGCGCGCGAAGGCGTGGCAGAGCGTCGACCGCGCGGCGGACACCACGCCGGCCTTCCCACGCGATTCCGCGCAGTTCCAGATCGCTCCCGAGATTGGGCCGTTGCCCAGTGAAGGCGTTGTGGATAAGATCACGATGTCGGCGTTCGCCGGGACGTATCTCGACATCGCACTCCGTGACTGCGGGATCAACGCCTTCGCGATTGTGGGGATCGCCCTCGAAATCGGGATCGAACCGACTGTTCGGCACGCCACCGACTTGGGCTACATCCCAATCGTTGTCGGCGATGCATGTGGATTCGGTGATCCGGCCGCCGCGGAGCGAGCGCTTGCCGGACTGGCATTTGCAGGCGACGCGCTCCAGGCCGACAGCGGGAAAATGACCGAAGTATTCCGGCGTTTCGGAACAGACAGATCCTTGGTTTCGGGATCCACGCGAGGCAATACCTAGCGAAGTTTCGGCCCCTCGAATAGAGCCCTTGGCGGACACGCGTCGGCGAAAAGACCGGACTCGTCGAGTCCAAACCCCTCAGTGATATTCGTCTCGAGGACGACGACGGGGCATTGTGGAGGATCCCCCATGTGCTTCGCTCCGCGGTTCCGCTGCGCCATTTGAGCCCTAACGCTCACGGGCTCTCCGCGAAGATACCGCCCGGAAGCGAGAGGCCGGTCTTACCGTACCGCTAGAGATGCTGGAGGTCACGAAAGGGCGGGAGATACCATCATGGCGACCGTACTTGTGGCGTGGGAGGAGGAAGTGTCATGACGACCCGTGAACTGCGATCCGAGAATGACCAGAGCGGTGAACCCGCCACGTTCGCGATCGCGCCACCGATCGAGCCGATGCTCGCCAAGCTCACCGAGAAGCTCCCCACAGGCGACGGGTGGCTCTACGAGCCGAAATGGGATGGATTTCGTGCCATCGTCTTTCGCGGCAACTCGGACGTCTTCATCCAAAGTAGGGTGTTACGGCTGCTCGACCGCTATTTTCCTGAACTGCACGAGGCGTTTCTGCGAAAGGTGCCGGACGGCTGTGTCATCGACGGCGAGATCGTCGTCGTGACGCGGGACGGGCTCGACTTTGATGCGCTCCAGCTTCGTCTCCACCCTGCGGCGTCGCGTGTCGCCAAGCTGGCGAAGGAGACACCGGCAGCGTTCGTGGCTTTCGACCTACTCGCGATCGAAGGCCGCGACGTGCGTGCCGCCTCGCAAACCGAACGCCGCACCCTGCTGGAACACCTACTGACCAATGTGACACCCCCAATCTACCTCACCCCCATGACGCGCGGCCACGCAGTGGCCTTGGAGTGGCTCACGCGCTTCGAGGGCGCGGGTCTCGACGGCGTCATTGCGAAGCCAGCACACGGGACGTACGAACCGGGGAAGCGAGCAATGATCAAAGTGAAGCACATTCGCACGGCCGATTGCGTGGTGGCCGGCCTGCGCTGGCACAAGAGTGGAAACGACCGTGTGGGGTCGTTGTTGCTCGGCCTCTACGATGCGGGTGGAATGTTGCAACACGTCGGGGTGACGTCGGCCTTCACGATGGCGACACGCAAGCAGCTCGCGCTGGAGCTTGCCCCCCTCCGAAAGGGCGCCTTAGAGGACCACCCATGGCGCGATTGGGCGCCGGGCGGCGCCGGCGAGTTCGTCCGCATGCCGGGGGCCCAGAGCCGTTGGAGTGCAGGGAAGGATCTTTCGTGGGAGCCGTTGCGGATTGAGCGGGTCTGCGAGGTCCAGTACGACCACCTGCAGGGACGGCGCTTTCGTCACGCCACCATTTTTCTGCGGTGGCGGCCGGACAAGCGGCCGAGCGACTGCCGCTACGATCAACTCGAAACCGTCGCTCCGTATGAGCTCGAAAAGATCTTCGGCGCGATAGGTGGTCAGGGTTGACGGCGCTTCGGACCGGCGGGCGCCTCGTCGGGATCAAGCGGCTCCTGGTCCGGTCGCAGGCCGGGGGGCACGTGCTGTAGGTTCACCCGGATCCGTGTCCACGTATGATACCGGCCGCGCATGGAGTCGACAAGCACGTCTGCAGGCGCCAAGTGCGCTGCCGCGTCAGGGTGACGCGCCCGCCAACGCTCGAAACCGGCGAGCGCGTCCTCCTTTTGTTGCGCGCGCCCGATCTCGATGAGCGGATGCTTCGCCACACGCCGGCGAGATGGTTGCGCGCGTGAGGGTTCACCGGCGCGCTTGCGATAGTGGGGTGGCCACGGCGCATCGCCGAGGCCTTCGCGTTCATGACGCGCCGACAGGTCGAGCAGACGCGCCAGGGAGCTTGGGGACGAATCTATCGCCGCATGCCGGTCGCCCACCTCGGCGAAGCGCGGCGGCATTGTGGCGAGCGTGAAGTCGCGTGGGTCGCAGGTGTCGATCTCGTCCCACGTCAGCGGTGCCGATACGCGCGCGTCAGGCGTCGGGCGCACCGAGTACGCGGCCGCTACGGTGCGATCTTTTGCATTTTGATTGTAGTCAATGAACACACCGTGGCGCTCTTCTTTCCACCACTTGCTCGTCGCCAGGCTTGGTGCACGCCGCTCAACATCGCGCGCGAGCGCGAGGGCGGCGCGACGGACCTCGTCAAACGTCCAGCTTGGCTCGATGCGCACGACAACATGCATCCCGCGCGAGCCGGAGGTTTTCGGCCAACCGACGAGCGCGAAGTCGTCGAGGGTTGCCTGGAGCACGCGCGCGACCTCCCGCACCTGGGCCCAACTGACGCCCGGCACCGGGTCGAGGTCGATGCGGAGCTCGTCGGGATGGTCCAGATCCTCCGCACGCACCGGGTGCGGGTGCAGCTCGAGACACGCGAGATTGGCCATCCAGGCGAGCGCCGCGGCATCTCGTGGAACCACCTCTTCGGCGGTGCGTCCGGACGGGAAGCGGAGGGACACCACCTCGATCCAGGGTGGCCGTGACTGCGGCGCACGTTTCTGATAGAAGAACTCGCCTTCGATGCCGTTTGGGTAGCGCACGAGCATGTTGGGCCGCCCGCCCGCGGCGCGGAGGGCACCGTCCGATACGGCGAGGTAGTAGCGGATGAGATCCATCTTGGTGTAGCCGGGCTGAGAGAACAACACTTTCCTCGGGTTCGAGATGGCGACTTCGCGCTGACCGACGACTACGAATTCTCGCTCGGTGTCGCTGCGCATGCAGTGTCCCCCCGCGATCATATCGCAGCAACAGCACCCTATCACGCTATCCTATCCGGGCGCGAGCGCGGGCGCTCGGGTCGCGGCATATGTCTACCGATCATATGTGCGGTAGGTTAAGGGGGTCAAGCCGCCTTCAAAACCCGCCGTTGGCAAGTTTAGTGTAAGATACATCTAAGATCGCCAGTTTGATCTTATTCGATCTTATAGGAAGAGCAACGTGACCCCGCGGCTTTTGTAAAAGATTGCTGGACCCGGCTCAATGTTTTTCCTTGGGGGGGGACAGCGTCATGAGGACCATCATCACGCCCGCGGATCTGCCGCAATACGTACCGGGAGAGATCTGGCTCGATGCGGTCGACGGAAGGTGGAACGAGCTGTCGATCCGCGGCTACAAGTACAAGCCGAGCGACATCAGCGCGCCACGCCTTGCCGACTACCTTATCGTCCTCTACACAGGTGGACCCACGCGAATGAGCCGTCACGTGGACGGACCGCGCATCACGTCGGACATCGTGTTCGGCGACGTCTCGCTGCTCACGCGATCCGTCGAAAGCGAATGGTGCTGGAAGGACGATATCGAGGTCCTCCACATCTATCTCGAATCGGGGCTTGTCCAACGTGTAGTCAATACCATTTTCGACCGGGATGTTGCCGATCTGAACCTCCGCGACGTCCTCAAGGTCAGGGACGATCTTCTCACGGGGATGGGCCATATGCTCATCCGCGAGGCCAGTTCCGACCTTTCCGGAACCCGCCTCTACGCGGAATCCATTGGCCACCAGATTTGCGTCCATCTGTTACGGAATTACTTCGATCTGAAATTTGCCGGTCCCTCGCCGTCGGGGAAATTAGATCATTTGAAGATGCGACACGTGCAAGAATTCATCGAAGAGCACCTCGGCGATAACCTGACCTTGGTCTCCCTGGCCGACGTTGCAGGCGTCAGCGCTTCTTACTTCAGCCACCTGTTCCGCAACAGCTTTGGCGTCGCCCCACATCAGTATCTCTTGAAGAGACGGCTCGACCACGCTCGCGACCTGTTGCAGAACAATCGACAATCGATCGCCGAGATCGCGTCCGTTACCGGATTCAGCGACCAGAGCCACCTGACGAGGCACTTCAAGCGGCGGTTCGGTGTCACGCCTCAGCAGTGCCGTCAAGATGATAGCAGGTTTGTGTGGGGCGGTGCGCAGTACGCGCTGACAAACACCCAAGCGCTCTCCCAGCCGAGACCCGCGTAGGGAGCGCCGAGACTGACGCGGCTAGAATGTTCAAACAACGACGATCATTTTGTCCAATACAATTCGCTCTCGCCAGCATACGCTGGGGTCAGAAAGGAGGTCTTACCCAACACAGGGAGGGTGATTCGAACGAAGATCCAGGTGTCGGGTCAATTTCACATTCTTTGAGGGCGGCGAGGATGCGCCGCAGGGGAAAGACGCATGACGACAATGGTCGCCGACACCGCACTCGCATTCGTTCAGCGCTTCGTCTAACCTCTAAATCGGCGTAAGAAGCTTACCGAAGCTCACGCGTGGCAGAGGCTCGGCGCGGGAGAGACGAGTTGATGGGCGGCGGAATCCCAAATCGGACGCGCGGCGATCATTGCGATCGCCCGGCGAACCTCGAGGGGCGCGGGCATCTGCCCGGGTATCGGGCACATGCCCCCCCTCGTTGAGAGGCTGAGCGTCGAAACCGCACGTACCGCAAATGGAACTCACATAAGGGGGAGAGACATGTTAGTGCTAGCACAGATTGCCCGAAACTGGTGGGTGTTCGTGTTCCGCGGCGTTGTCGCTATCCTCTTTGGCGTGTTGGCGTTCCTGCGCCCCAGTATTACCCTCGAGGCGTTAGTACTGCTGTTCGCGTTCTGGGCGCTCTTCGACGGCGTCCTGGCCTTGATCGGTTCGGTGGGGGCAGCTGAAGCGCACGAGCCGTGGTGGCCGCTCGTGTTGATCGGGCTGCTGGGTATCGCCGCCGGCGTCGCGACCCTCAAATGGCCGGGGATTACCGCGCTAGCGCTTCTCTTGGTCATCGCCTATTGGTCGATCTTCAGAGGCATCCTCGAGATCGTCGGCGCGGTCCGCCTGAGGGATCTCATTCAGGGTGAGGGGTGGTTCATCGTCGGCGGGCTTGCCTCGATCGCCTTTGGCGTGTTGCTCATCATATATCCGGGATCCGGCCTGCTCGCCGTGGTTTGGCTGATCGGAATCTATGCCGTGATCTTTGGCATCGCGCAATTGATGCTGGGCTTTCGCCTCAAGAATCTGGCGGGCGAGCTGCCGGCCCCGACCCCTGCCCGGGCCCGCTGATCTATCCGTGCACGTACCGGTAGACGCCGTCGAGGGCCGCCTATTGCAACGGATGATGCCGGTTGCGCGAGGCCTCATCCGCCCTGGCCGACGTTTCCGCCAGGGGCGTGGGCGGCCTTTCGACGGCCGCCGCCCGGCAGCTGTGACCAGAGCCAGATTGGGTCGCTCTCGACGTGGGCCCGAGCGATAGGCTCGAGGGTCGAGTCATCCAACGGCCCGATGCCCTGACGAGGATAGGCCGTTTTATCGCCGTCTGCGTCGTTGGCGCGGTCGCGCTGTGGTTCCTCTACAAGATACGGGTGGTCCTTCTCGTTCTGATCGCCGGCATGGCTCTCGCCTATGCCCTGGCCCCGCTCGTCAAGGTATTCTCGGGCGATCGGCCGCACCTGCGCTCCCTGGGTATCACCCTGGCCTATCTCACCGTCTTCGTGGGTCTTGCGGCGGCGAGCGTACTCGGGGTTCGGCCCGTCGCCAATGACGCTCGGATCTTTGCGACGACGCTGCCGGATTCTGTCCAGCGCCTCGATGCGTGGCTCGCCCAGACTTCTGCCGGCCTTCGTCAAGCGCTTCCTCCACGGCTGCAGGCGCAGCAGGACCCCAGCACAGGCAACATTATTGCCGGGAAGGTGCAGTCGGTCGCGTCGAACCTTGGGCAGTACGTGGCGGGTATCGCCGCCCTGGGGCAGTCGTTTGCCACCCTGGCCGCCGCAGGCGCGTTGGCGCTGGTCATCAGCGTGTTCCTCCTTGGGGACCCCGCGTACTTTCGGGGGCAGCTGTTCGCGATCATTCCCGCCGCCTTCCAGGCCGATGCCGAGACCCTCTTGGGCGAGATCGATCTCGTGTTGGCCGCTTTCGTGAGAGGCCAGATCGTGATCGCCGTGGCGGTGGGCCTCACCGCCACGCTGGCGATGCAGCTGATGGGCGTGAAGTACGCCGTGATCCTCGGGTTGTTCACCGCCGTGACCCAGCTCATCCCCCAGGTTGGAGGGGCGCTAGGGATGATCGCGGCGGTCGCCTTGACGAGCCTCCAAAACCCCGTGCTGGCGATTGGGGTCTTCGTCTTGTACATGGTGCTGTATCAGATATCGGGCAACGTCTTGGGTCCGTTGGTAATGGGGCGAGCCGTCAAGCTGCATCCGCTGGTCATTCTCCTGGCGACGATGGTGGGCACCGTCCTGGGGGGAGTCGTAGGACTCCTGCTCAGTGTGCCTGTCGCCGCGGTGCTGAAGGTCGTCTGGAATTTCTTCTATCCGCGCCTCGTGCGCCGCTGGGGTCTCGAGCCCTCCGTGGACCACAACGCGCCGGCGTTGCCACCAGATCACGGTGCGGGCTCCTAAGATGCCCCGCCCCTCGTTCGTCCAGGCGGTCAAAGCATCGTTTTCCGAATCCATTGGCGATATTGTGTTCGGCATGGAGGATGGGACCGTCTCGATTTTCGGTCTCGTCTTTGGCGTCGCCGCGAGTGCCTCCAACAGTCAAACGGTCCTCCTGGCCGGCGCCACCGGGGCGGCCGCGGCGGCGGTCTCGATGATGGCCGGCACCTACCTGGATGTGGAAACGGCGCGCGGTCAAGCTCGCGCGCAGCTCGCCCAGAAACGGGCCGAGATCGCGCACGAACCCGAAAAGGAAGCCAAGGCGGTCGATGCGCGGCTGCAGGGGGCAGGGTTCACCGCGCAAGAGCGCGGCGTGATCATCACCGCGCTCAGGCGCATGCCGGACACCTGGCTGCGACTGGAATCCGATGTGATGGAGCTCGGCCCGCTGGAGAAACGCAATCCGCTCGTCCAGTCTCTGTGGATGTTCGCGGCCGATTTGTTGGCGGCGGCCATTCCTGTCATCCCCTTTGCCTTGCTTTCTTTGGGGCCGGCGCGCAGCACCTCGGTCACCATCACCGGATTGCTGCTGGTGCTCCTTGGCGTCGGCCGGGCCAAGGTCGCGCGCACCAACCTCCTGCTGACGATCTTTGAAACCGTCGGTGTCGCGACGGCCGCGGCAGTGGCGGGGTTCCTCATCGGCAAATTGGTCACGCGGTAGCGGAAAGGGGAAGTGCGGCGATGTTATTCCCACAACGCGATGAGTCCCGCTCGCTCAGCAGGTTCCCGATCGCGCTCGTCCTGATCATCGCGGCCAATGTCATGGTCTTCTTGATCGAATTGGCCTTGGGGGACAGTTTCATTCTGCGGTACTCGATGAAGCCGGCGGAGATCGCCCGCGGCGAACACCTCGAGACCCTGTTCACATCGATGTTCATGCACGCGAACTTCCTGCATATTTTCGGGAATATGCTCTACTTGTGGGTGTTTGGTGACGAACTCGAAGCGAACTACCTCGGTCCGATCCGCTTCATCCTGTTTTACTTCATCTGCGGGCTGGCGGCCGGCTTCCTGCAGATCGCCGTCAGTCCCAGTTCTACCGTGCCGAACCTGGGCGCCAGCGGGGCGATCGCGGGCGTGCTCGGGGGGTTCCAGATCGTGTTTCCGCGGGACCGCATCTTGGTCTACATCTTTCCGTTTTGGCACGCCCGCATCACCTCCTTCGTCCTGATCGGCTTCTGGTTCATCAGCCAGTTGATCAGCGGCGTGGGAAGCATCTCGTCCACCGCCCAGTCGGGCGTCGCGTACTTCGCCCATATCGGGGGATTCATCGCCGGCCTCGTGCTCATCAAGCTCTTCGGTGCGGGAAGACGCCCGGAGGGCGGGCAAGACGATCTCCAACTCGGAGGCTGAACGGCTCATGCGGACATGTAAGGAGGGAGACCCATGACCCCCAGAGAGGTGCGAAACCAAATCCGTACACGAGTAGAACAGTGGCAGGCCACCCTCGAGCAACTTCGGGCCGAGAGAAAGGACATGACGGGGGAGGCCCGGCGGGCGCAGGTCGAGCGCCTTCAGGAGTTGCAGGCGAAAGTCGCCGAAGCGGTCCGGGAGTGGCAGGCCGGTATCGATGAATACGATTCGGACCCGACCCAGACGACGCAGAAGGAGTTCGAACATCAGGTTGGGCTGCCCGAGCTCGAGAAGCAGATCACTGCGGATCTGGCCGCGTGGAAAAAGGAAGGTCATGGCGTCGGTTAGGGCGGTGACGCTCGAGGCAGGCATCCTGGATGGATGCTGAACGCCGGCGGTTGGAAGAAGCGCGAGCGCACGGTGTCCCTTGGAAAAAGTGGGGGCCCTTTCTCAGTGAGCGCCAGTGGGGAACGGTCCGCGAGGACTACAGCGAGACGGGAGACGCGTGGGACTACCTCACGCATGACCAGGCGCGCTCGCGAGCCTATCGATGGGGAGAAGATGGCTTGGCCGGCGTGTCCGACGAGGAGCAACGCCTCTGCTTCGCGCTCGCGCTGTGGAACGGCGCCGACCCGATCCTCAAGGAGCGCCTGTTCGGCCTGACGAACAGCGAAGGCAACCACGGCGAGGACGTCAAGGAATACTACTTCTACCTCGACAGCACGCCGACTCATTCGTATTGCAAATGCCTGTACAAATATCCGCAGGCGGCCTATCCGTACGACGACCTCGTTCGAACGAACCGCCAGCGCAGTCGGTATGAGCAAGAGTATGAGCTGCTGGATACGGGGATCTTTGACCACGACCGCTATTTTGACGTGTTTGTCGAATACGCGAAGGAGTCTCCCGAAGATTTGTTGATCGCCATCACCGTGTGCAACCGCGGCCCCGAGGCCGCGACCATCCACGTGCTCCCCACGTTGTGGTTTCGCAACACGTGGTCCTGGTCTGACCGGACGCCCAAGCCCACCTTGAGGCAGATTGAGGGGCCGTCCGGCATCGTCGCAATTGAGGCATCCCATCCCGACCTCGGCAATCGATACCTCTACTGCGACGGGGATGTGGCGCTGCTGTTCACGGAGAACGAGACGAACACCCAGCGCCTTTTCAACGTCCCCAACCGCACGCCCTACGTGAAGGATGGGATCAACGACTGCGTCGTGCGTGGTCGACGCGAGGCGGTGACCCCCGAGCGGAGGGGGACCAAGGCGGCGGCCCACTGGCCCGTCGTCGTCGGCGCCGGAGAGAACCGCAGGATCCGCCTCCGGCTGACGCCTGTGGCGCCCTCAACGCTCGGTGCCACCTATCCGGTCGCCGGCGGCGGTCCCTTCGGCAGCCACTTCGACGAGGTTCTGCGGCTCCGGCAGGACGAGGCGGACGCCTTCTACCGTGGAATCACGCCCGAGACGATAGGCGAAGACGCGAAGCGGATCATGCGGCAGGCCCTGGCAGGCATGCTGTGGTCCAAGCAATACTACGGTTTAGACGTCTACCGCTGGCTCCGGGAGCACGGGATCTCGATCGACTCGACGAATCGCCAGGGAATCCGCAACCGCCAGTGGTTTCATATGATCAACGACGACGTGATCTCGATGCCCGACAAGTGGGAATACCCGTGGTACGCCGCGTGGGATCTCGCCTTTCACACCATGGTCCTGGCTATGGTGGACCTTGATTTGGCCAAGCAGCAGCTTGATCTCATGCTCACCGAACTGTACATGCATCCCAACGGGCAGGTCCCAGCGTACGAGTGGAACTTTGGGGACGTCAACCCGCCGGTTCATTCGACGGCGGCGCTGTTCGTGTACAACGCCGAGAAGCAGCTGCGCGGGCAAGGCGACGTCGCGTTCCTGGAGCGGTCTTTCCAGAAACTCTTGCTCAACTTCACGTGGTGGGTGAACCGCAAGGATCCAAACGATCGGAACGTCTTCGAGGGGGGCTTTCTGGGTCTCGATAACATCGGGGTCTTCGACCGGAGTGCCCCGCTGCCGACCGGCGGCCACCTGGAGCAGGCTGACGGGACGGCCTGGATGGCCCTGTTCAGCATGAGCATGCTCGAGATTGCCCTCGAGCTCGCCCTTCACGATCCAGTCTACGAGAGCCTGGCCGTCAAGTTCGCGGACCACACGTGGCTGATCGCGGCCGCGATGGGCCGGCTGGGCGGACATAGCGATGGGATGTGGGATGAGGAAGACGGCTTCTTCTACGATGTACTGCGGTTGCCGGACGGCACCTCGACGCGGCTGCGGGTCCGATCCATCGTGGGGCTGCTCCCCCTGTGCGCCACCGCGGTGTTCCCCAAGGAGATCGTCGAGCGATACCCCATGTTCATGCAGCGGGTGCGCCGGCGCCTGGCGGCCGACCCGGAGATGCTGCAGTTCGTCGGTTTCTCGGGGGAACCCAGGGTGTCCGGGCGCAGAATCTTCGCCATACTCGACGAGGGCAGGCTACGCCGGGTCCTGACACGCATGCTGGACGAACGGGAGTTTCTGAGCCCCTATGGGATCCGGTCGGTCTCCCGATATCACGCGGAGCATCCATTCAGCGTGACCGTTCGCGGGGAAGAGTACCGAGTGGCCTACGAACCCGCGGAGTCAGCGTCGGGGATGTTCGGCGGAAACTCCAACTGGCGCGGTCCGATCTGGTTCCCGCTGAACGTGCTGATTCTTCAGGGCCTGCTCCAATTTTACGCGTACCTCGGCGATGCGTTCACGGTGGAGTACCCGACCGGCTCAGGGCGGCAGATGACGCTGTTCCAGATCGTTGAAGACATCGGGTTGCGGCTCACCCGCATCTTTCTCCGAGACGAGCACGGCCGCCGCCCCGTCTATGGCGGAGCCGAGAAGTTTCAGACCGACCCCCATTGGCGCGACCTCCTCCTCTTCTACGAGTACTTCCACGGGGACAACGGGGCGGGGATCGGCGCCAGTCACCAGACGGGCTGGACCGGTTTGGTGGCCCGCCTCATCCAGGGGCACGCAGTCCTGAGCCACGAGGGACTGCTCGAGCGTGAATCAGGCCCTGCGGCGTTTCTCTATGGGACGCGCGGCGCGCCCACATCGCCCAGCGCGCCTATTGGGTGAAACCCGGACAGCTCATCGCGCCGGCGAACGCCGCGGCTGGGCGCTGCTTGACAAGAAACACGTGTCTGATATGCTGGCCCTGGCATCCATACGAGAATACGACTGACCGAGGGGGGTGGGAAGACGCCAGACAACTTGACGTGTCCGGGATTCTCTAATCTCCCCCAGGTTCTTGGTTACTGACCGACGCAACAGACGCAGGATGTGCCGCAGCACATATCGATGATTGATCCGGGGGTGGGGAGGTGTTCAGTCCGGTCAGCGGTCAACTTCGGTTATTCCCTTCTGGCGTCCTCACACACAACGAGGCGTTTCCCGTCGTAACGGGCCTCGTGTGGCGGCATCGCACCACGCTGATCACCGGAGCCTCCAAGACCCAGCTGGCGTTGCAACTCGCCCACGCTGTAGCATCGGGTCACCCCTTCCTGGAAATGACAGTCCCTTCTCCGCTCCCTGTCCTTTACATTTGCCAGCGACTCCGGCCGGACGACTTAGCATATCGATTGAGAAACCTGACACTGTACTTTGGTGCTCCCAAAGCGGTGTTGCACCATGTTTCGACCAAGGGTGATTTTATCAGGGAGAAGCAGATCCGAGACCTCATGGACGCGCATCGCCCGGGGCTGCTCGTCCTCGATTCCCTGCTCCTCAACATCGAGACCACACCGATCATCCGTCACTTTGGCTGCGCGGTGGCCTTGGTGCATCCCTGTCAGTTGACGGCTGACGCCACTGCGGTGGTCGCGGAGGATGAGGAGGATTCGTCCGACTATCCAACGTTCATGCTGCACATCAAGCGTGGCGGTCATGAACAGTCGTTCAAGATCAGGCGGCTCGGCGCAGTGTTCACGCTTGTTTCGTGATGTCTGCTCGGCGGCCGAGGACTGCAGCACCTCCGGTGCAGCGTCCGGT encodes:
- a CDS encoding AAA family ATPase translates to MFSPVSGQLRLFPSGVLTHNEAFPVVTGLVWRHRTTLITGASKTQLALQLAHAVASGHPFLEMTVPSPLPVLYICQRLRPDDLAYRLRNLTLYFGAPKAVLHHVSTKGDFIREKQIRDLMDAHRPGLLVLDSLLLNIETTPIIRHFGCAVALVHPCQLTADATAVVAEDEEDSSDYPTFMLHIKRGGHEQSFKIRRLGAVFTLVS
- a CDS encoding glucosidase, giving the protein MDAERRRLEEARAHGVPWKKWGPFLSERQWGTVREDYSETGDAWDYLTHDQARSRAYRWGEDGLAGVSDEEQRLCFALALWNGADPILKERLFGLTNSEGNHGEDVKEYYFYLDSTPTHSYCKCLYKYPQAAYPYDDLVRTNRQRSRYEQEYELLDTGIFDHDRYFDVFVEYAKESPEDLLIAITVCNRGPEAATIHVLPTLWFRNTWSWSDRTPKPTLRQIEGPSGIVAIEASHPDLGNRYLYCDGDVALLFTENETNTQRLFNVPNRTPYVKDGINDCVVRGRREAVTPERRGTKAAAHWPVVVGAGENRRIRLRLTPVAPSTLGATYPVAGGGPFGSHFDEVLRLRQDEADAFYRGITPETIGEDAKRIMRQALAGMLWSKQYYGLDVYRWLREHGISIDSTNRQGIRNRQWFHMINDDVISMPDKWEYPWYAAWDLAFHTMVLAMVDLDLAKQQLDLMLTELYMHPNGQVPAYEWNFGDVNPPVHSTAALFVYNAEKQLRGQGDVAFLERSFQKLLLNFTWWVNRKDPNDRNVFEGGFLGLDNIGVFDRSAPLPTGGHLEQADGTAWMALFSMSMLEIALELALHDPVYESLAVKFADHTWLIAAAMGRLGGHSDGMWDEEDGFFYDVLRLPDGTSTRLRVRSIVGLLPLCATAVFPKEIVERYPMFMQRVRRRLAADPEMLQFVGFSGEPRVSGRRIFAILDEGRLRRVLTRMLDEREFLSPYGIRSVSRYHAEHPFSVTVRGEEYRVAYEPAESASGMFGGNSNWRGPIWFPLNVLILQGLLQFYAYLGDAFTVEYPTGSGRQMTLFQIVEDIGLRLTRIFLRDEHGRRPVYGGAEKFQTDPHWRDLLLFYEYFHGDNGAGIGASHQTGWTGLVARLIQGHAVLSHEGLLERESGPAAFLYGTRGAPTSPSAPIG